One genomic segment of Panicum virgatum strain AP13 chromosome 2N, P.virgatum_v5, whole genome shotgun sequence includes these proteins:
- the LOC120660734 gene encoding beta-1,3-galactosyltransferase 6-like, whose product MKQATSSHGLHGASLCTPYLLLVPLGLLAVLLVLPSLGSSNARSDGLGVLCGGAGTDGYSVSSGAVDSQAGAGAAPPTRGAEEFSLLVGVLTMPSRRERRDIVRMAYALQPPPPPGVARVDVRFVFCNVTDPVEAALVAVEARRHGDILVLNCAENMNDGKTHAYLSSVPRLFASAPYDYVMKTDDDTYLRVAALAEELRGKPRDDVYLGHGFAVGDDPMPFMHGMGYVVSWDVARWVSTKQEILRHNDTHGPEDLLVGKWLNIGGKGRNRYSLKPRMYDLNWFMDNFRPDTIAVHMLKDNRRWAAAFRYFNVTAGITPSDLYHLQ is encoded by the coding sequence ATGAAGCAGGCCACCTCGTCGCACGGGCTCCACGGCGCGTCCCTCTGCACGCCGTACCTCCTCCTCGTGCCGCTCGGCCTGCTCGccgtgctgctcgtgctcccgAGCCTCGGCTCCTCCAACGCCCGCTCCGACGGCCTCGGCGtgctctgcggcggcgcgggcaccgACGGGTACTCCGTCTCGTCTGGGGCCGTCGACAGCCaggccggcgccggggcggcgccgccgacgcgagGGGCGGAGGAGTTCAGCCTGCTCGTCGGCGTCCTGACCATGCCGAgccggcgggagcggcgggACATCGTGCGGATGGCCTAcgcgctgcagccgccgccgccgcccggcgtgGCGCGCGTGGACGTCCGCTTCGTGTTCTGCAACGTGACCGacccggtggaggcggcgctggtggcggtGGAGGCCCGGCGGCACGGCGACATCCTGGTGCTCAACTGCGCCGAGAACATGAACGACGGCAAGACGCACGCGTACCTCTCCTCCGTGCCGCGGCTCTTCGCGTCGGCGCCCTACGACTACGTGATGAAGACCGACGACGACACGTACCTGCgcgtggcggcgctcgccgAGGAGCTCCGCGGCAAACCCCGCGACGACGTCTACCTCGGCCACGGCTTCGCCGTCGGCGACGACCCCATGCCGTTCATGCACGGGATGGGGTACGTCGTATCGTGGGACGTGGCGCGGTGGGTGTCCACCAAGCAGGAGATCCTGCGCCACAACGACACGCACGGCCCCGAGGACCTGCTCGTCGGCAAGTGGCTCAACATCGGCGGCAAGGGGAGGAACCGGTACAGCCTCAAGCCCCGGATGTACGACCTCAACTGGTTCATGGACAACTTCCGGCCGGACACCATCGCCGTGCACATGCTCAAGGACAACCgccgctgggcggcggcgttccggtaCTTCAACGTCACCGCCGGGATCACGCCCTCCGACCTGTACCATCTGCAGTGA
- the LOC120660735 gene encoding beta-1,3-galactosyltransferase pvg3-like: protein MKPPTPTSYLLLAPLAILLLVFVLHPPSRAGSDGLGALCARRAGFAAFAVAAPAPEASPPEPEFSLLVGVLTMPGRRERRDIVRMAYALQPPAARARVDVRFVFCRVADPVDAALLAAEARRHGDVVVLDCAENMNDGKTYAYLSSVPRLFAAAPYDYVMKTDDDTYLRVAALADELRGKPREDVYLGYGYAMGGQPMPFMHGMGYVVSWDVARWVAGADEILARNDTLGPEDLMVGKWLNLAGRGRNRYDLKPRMYDLNWDMDNFRPDTVAVHMLKDNRRWAAAFSYFNVTGGIKQPSDLHHLP from the coding sequence ATGAAGCCGCCCACTCCCACCTCCtacctcctcctcgccccgcTCGcgatcctcctcctcgtcttcgTGCTCCACCCTCCGTCCCGCGCCGGCTCCGACGGCCTCGGCGCCCtctgcgcccgccgcgccggcttCGCCGCCTTCGCCGTCGCGGCACCGGCGCCTGAGGcgtcgccgccggagcccgAGTTCAGCCTGCTGGTGGGAGTGCTGACGATGCCGGGCCGGCGGGAGCGCCGGGACATCGTGCGGATGGCCTACGCGCtgcagccgccggccgcgcgcgcgcgcgtggacGTCCGCTTCGTGTTCTGCCGCGTGGCCGACCCCGTGGACGCGGCGCTgctggcggcggaggcccgGCGGCACGGCGACGTGGTGGTGCTGGACTGCGCCGAGAACATGAACGACGGCAAGACGTACGCGTACCTGTCCTCGGTGCCGCGGCtgttcgcggcggcgccgtacgACTACGTGATGAAGACCGACGACGACACGTACCTGCGGGTGGCGGCGCTCGCCGACGAGCTCCGGGGCAAGCCCCGCGAGGACGTGTACCTGGGCTACGGCTACGCCATGGGCGGGCAGCCGATGCCGTTCATGCACGGCATGGGGTACGTCGTGTCGTGGGACGTCGCGCGCTGGGTGGCCGGCGCCGACGAGATCCTGGCGCGCAACGACACCCTGGGCCCCGAGGACCTCATGGTCGGCAAGTGGCTCAACCTCGCCGGCAGGGGGAGGAACCGGTACGACCTCAAGCCCCGGATGTACGACCTCAACTGGGACATGGACAACTTCCGGCCGGACACCGTCGCCGTGCACATGCTCAAGGACAACCgccgctgggcggcggcgttcaGCTACTTCAACGTCACCGGCGGGATCAAGCAGCCCTCCGACCTGCACCACCTCCCGTGA